The Latilactobacillus sakei subsp. sakei DSM 20017 = JCM 1157 genome includes a window with the following:
- a CDS encoding alpha-hydroxy-acid oxidizing protein, with the protein MATEKYMAGSAEKALDIINLYELEEAAGKVVPKGGFGYIYSGAGDLYTINENITAFNHKYIAPRVLQDIENPDTSTEIFGDHLTSPIIMAPVAAHKLVNTQGEAATAKGVAEYGSILTMSSFASASIDDMATAADGGPQWFQLYMSKDNDINRKILDEAMAHNVKAIVLTADATVGGNRETDKRNHFTFPVGLPIVEAYQTGVGQTMDAVYKSAKQRLNPKDVEFISEYTHLPVFVKGVQTAEDVEIALQAGAKGIWVSNHGGRQLDGGPAAFDSLHVVAKAVNKRVPIVFDSGVRRGQHVFKALAEGADIVAIGRPVIYGLALGGSIGVKNVFEYLQRELELVMQLAGTHNIDEVKATQLIDNHYGN; encoded by the coding sequence ATGGCAACTGAAAAATATATGGCAGGTTCTGCAGAAAAAGCATTGGATATTATCAATCTCTATGAATTAGAGGAAGCCGCTGGTAAAGTTGTCCCTAAGGGCGGTTTTGGGTATATCTATAGTGGTGCAGGTGACCTCTATACCATTAATGAAAATATCACAGCATTTAATCATAAATATATCGCACCACGTGTCTTACAAGACATTGAAAATCCGGACACATCAACAGAAATTTTTGGTGATCACTTAACGTCACCAATTATTATGGCACCCGTTGCAGCGCACAAATTAGTCAATACACAAGGTGAAGCAGCAACTGCCAAAGGGGTGGCGGAATACGGCTCAATCTTAACCATGAGTTCATTTGCTTCAGCCAGCATTGATGATATGGCAACGGCAGCCGATGGTGGCCCACAATGGTTCCAACTTTATATGAGTAAAGACAATGATATTAACCGTAAAATTTTAGATGAAGCGATGGCCCACAACGTGAAAGCAATTGTTTTAACAGCTGACGCAACCGTTGGTGGTAATCGTGAAACTGACAAACGCAATCATTTTACATTCCCAGTTGGCTTACCAATTGTTGAAGCCTATCAAACAGGTGTCGGACAAACAATGGACGCCGTTTATAAGTCAGCTAAACAACGTTTGAATCCAAAGGATGTTGAATTCATTTCTGAATACACCCACTTACCAGTCTTTGTGAAGGGTGTTCAAACAGCAGAAGATGTTGAAATCGCCCTTCAAGCAGGCGCTAAAGGAATTTGGGTTTCAAATCACGGCGGTCGTCAATTAGATGGTGGCCCTGCAGCCTTCGATTCATTACACGTAGTCGCAAAAGCCGTTAATAAGCGGGTGCCAATCGTCTTTGATAGTGGCGTTCGTCGTGGCCAACACGTCTTCAAGGCCTTAGCAGAAGGGGCAGATATCGTTGCAATTGGCCGTCCTGTGATCTATGGTTTAGCATTAGGTGGTAGTATCGGTGTTAAGAACGTCTTTGAATATTTACAAAGGGAATTGGAACTCGTTATGCAACTTGCTGGTACGCATAATATTGATGAAGTGAAAGCAACACAATTAATCGATAATCACTATGGTAATTAA
- the infC gene encoding translation initiation factor IF-3: MVNDGIRARELRLIAQDGEQLGIKSTQDAIALAEQANMDVVLVSPNAKPPVARIMDYGKYRFELQKKQRDARKKQKTISLKEVRLSPTIEQNDFNTKLNNARKFLGKGDKVKASIRFKGRAITHKEIGQRVLERLAKETEDIAKVTARPKMDGRSMFLMLEPLKDQK; the protein is encoded by the coding sequence ATGGTTAACGATGGTATTCGTGCACGAGAATTACGTTTGATTGCTCAAGATGGCGAACAACTTGGTATCAAGAGTACACAGGATGCAATTGCATTAGCTGAACAAGCTAATATGGATGTTGTCTTGGTTTCACCAAACGCAAAACCACCCGTTGCTCGTATTATGGACTATGGTAAGTACCGTTTCGAGCTTCAAAAGAAACAACGTGATGCTCGTAAGAAGCAGAAAACCATTAGCCTCAAAGAGGTTCGTCTTAGTCCCACAATTGAACAAAATGACTTTAATACTAAGTTGAACAATGCACGTAAGTTCCTTGGCAAGGGCGATAAAGTGAAAGCTTCTATTCGTTTCAAGGGCCGAGCAATTACGCATAAAGAAATTGGTCAACGTGTATTAGAAAGACTTGCTAAAGAAACAGAGGACATCGCTAAAGTTACAGCACGTCCTAAAATGGATGGCCGTAGCATGTTCTTAATGTTAGAACCGCTTAAGGACCAAAAATAA
- the rpmI gene encoding 50S ribosomal protein L35, with translation MPKFKTHRASAKRFKRTGNGGLKRSHAYTSHRFHGKTKKQRRQLRKSGMVSNSDMRRIRQMLSGLK, from the coding sequence ATGCCAAAATTTAAGACACACCGTGCTTCAGCAAAACGTTTTAAACGTACAGGTAATGGCGGCCTAAAACGCAGCCACGCCTACACAAGTCACCGTTTCCACGGTAAGACTAAGAAACAACGTCGTCAATTAAGAAAATCTGGAATGGTTTCAAATAGCGATATGAGACGTATCCGTCAAATGTTATCAGGCCTTAAATAA
- the rplT gene encoding 50S ribosomal protein L20: MPRVKGGTVTRKRRKKILKLAKGYRGAKHLLFKSANTQVMVSYRYAFRDRRQRKRDFRKLWIARINAAARMNDMSYSQLMHGLRVAEIDMNRKMLADLAVNDAAAFTSVVEAAKAALNK, from the coding sequence ATGCCACGTGTTAAAGGTGGAACAGTGACGCGCAAACGTCGTAAAAAGATTTTAAAATTAGCCAAGGGTTATCGCGGCGCTAAACATTTATTATTCAAATCAGCAAATACTCAAGTAATGGTTTCATACCGTTACGCATTCCGTGATCGTCGTCAACGTAAACGTGACTTCCGTAAGTTATGGATTGCTCGTATCAACGCTGCTGCTCGTATGAACGATATGTCATACAGCCAATTAATGCACGGTTTAAGAGTCGCTGAAATCGACATGAACCGTAAGATGTTAGCTGACTTAGCTGTTAACGATGCTGCTGCATTCACATCAGTTGTTGAAGCTGCTAAAGCTGCATTAAACAAATAA
- a CDS encoding NADP-dependent oxidoreductase encodes MEKFGFNHFGGPDVFETLNQSQPVPKANQVLIKVLAFGLNPYDVALRTGSQQTVRPLPMPIVPGTDVVGEIVMLGADVTDYRIGELVINHRPLGGYSEFVTASTNKIIRKPVSLSIAEAAGLASAGITAYNTLMHFTNFKHGDTIAIMGASGAVGSLLTQLSLAAHLNVIAIAHSSNLDYLRSFGVQETIAYDQPGDLSHFKQTAKIAVNLSRDPKSTELLNKLVQPDGFFASTTIMPSEAEQVAGVTYQSVYPRRDYPDLTALQDLSELIDQGLLHVTVLEELPFTLEGVIKGHQLLESHHAPGKIIVSR; translated from the coding sequence ATGGAAAAATTTGGGTTTAATCATTTTGGCGGACCGGATGTTTTTGAAACATTGAATCAATCGCAACCAGTGCCAAAGGCAAATCAAGTCTTGATTAAAGTACTCGCGTTTGGGCTTAACCCTTACGATGTTGCCCTTAGAACCGGTTCACAACAAACAGTGCGTCCTTTACCAATGCCAATCGTCCCTGGGACAGATGTGGTTGGTGAAATTGTAATGCTTGGCGCAGACGTTACCGATTATCGTATTGGTGAACTAGTTATTAATCATCGCCCACTCGGCGGTTATAGCGAATTCGTCACAGCTTCAACCAACAAAATCATTCGCAAACCTGTTAGCCTCAGCATCGCTGAAGCTGCTGGTCTCGCAAGTGCTGGTATTACCGCTTATAACACGTTAATGCACTTTACGAACTTTAAACATGGCGATACAATCGCTATCATGGGCGCTAGCGGGGCTGTTGGGAGTTTACTCACTCAACTCAGCCTAGCTGCTCATTTAAACGTCATTGCGATTGCACACAGTTCAAACCTTGATTATTTACGATCATTTGGCGTTCAAGAAACAATCGCCTATGACCAACCAGGCGATTTAAGTCACTTTAAACAAACGGCCAAGATTGCTGTCAACCTCAGCCGCGATCCAAAATCAACTGAATTATTGAATAAACTTGTCCAACCAGATGGTTTCTTTGCAAGTACAACAATCATGCCAAGTGAAGCAGAACAAGTGGCTGGTGTCACTTACCAATCTGTCTATCCTCGCCGTGACTATCCTGATTTGACAGCCCTTCAAGATTTAAGTGAACTTATTGATCAAGGCCTATTACACGTCACAGTCCTTGAAGAATTACCTTTCACACTTGAAGGCGTCATCAAAGGCCATCAACTTTTAGAAAGTCACCATGCACCAGGTAAAATCATCGTTTCCCGTTAA
- a CDS encoding YqeG family HAD IIIA-type phosphatase: protein MLKNFKPTWMVNAIYDLTPEQLKAQGIKAVLTDLDNTLIAWNNPNGTPQLKEWLAQMQAAEITVMVVSNNNQQRVQHALAELQLPFIARANKPLATGIVKAKKQLGLSRHEVVMVGDQLITDMHAGNIAGVRTILVKPIIDSDAWNTSINRFFEKYIMQQLLKKHADLTWREDLND from the coding sequence ATGCTAAAGAATTTTAAGCCAACTTGGATGGTTAATGCAATCTACGACTTAACACCAGAACAACTCAAAGCACAAGGCATTAAAGCCGTTTTGACGGATCTTGATAACACCTTAATTGCTTGGAATAACCCAAACGGCACGCCGCAACTCAAAGAATGGTTAGCACAAATGCAAGCCGCTGAGATTACGGTCATGGTGGTTTCAAATAATAATCAGCAACGGGTCCAACACGCGTTGGCCGAATTACAATTACCTTTTATCGCCAGAGCTAATAAGCCATTGGCGACTGGGATTGTGAAAGCTAAGAAGCAACTCGGTTTATCACGTCACGAAGTGGTGATGGTTGGGGATCAATTGATTACCGATATGCACGCAGGCAATATTGCCGGTGTCCGGACAATCTTAGTGAAACCAATTATTGATAGTGACGCTTGGAATACTTCTATTAATCGCTTTTTTGAAAAATATATTATGCAACAACTACTAAAAAAACACGCAGATTTAACTTGGCGGGAGGATTTAAATGACTGA
- the yqeH gene encoding ribosome biogenesis GTPase YqeH, producing the protein MTEEQQQTEEALFCIGCGAQIQTTDKEALGYTPNSALKKGLETGQLYCQRCFRLRHYNEISDIKLNDDDFLALLNQIGDSDALIVNVVDIFDFNGSLIPGLHRFIGDNPVILVGNKVDILPTALNPNRVINWIQKEAKEHGLHPIETMLVSAKKGNSVDDLLAVIERERKGRDVYVVGVTNVGKSTLINRIIKQTGILDSDVITTSQFPGTTLDRIDIPLYEDDHALIDTPGIIHAQQMAHYLHDKDLRLIAPQKQIKPKVYQLNEQQTLFLGGLARFDYLQGPRHGFVGYFDNELYIHRTKLENADNFYVRQLGDLLQPPHPEDLADFPDLQRYEFSTKEKSDLVFAGLGWITLPENVVVAGYAPKGVSVMIRKALI; encoded by the coding sequence ATGACTGAAGAACAACAACAGACTGAAGAAGCACTATTTTGTATTGGTTGCGGTGCTCAGATTCAAACGACTGATAAGGAAGCACTAGGCTATACCCCTAATTCTGCCCTTAAAAAAGGATTGGAAACGGGTCAGCTTTATTGCCAACGCTGTTTCAGATTGCGCCATTATAATGAAATCAGTGATATCAAGTTAAACGATGATGATTTTTTAGCGTTACTCAACCAAATCGGTGATAGTGATGCTTTAATCGTCAACGTTGTGGATATCTTTGACTTTAACGGGAGCTTGATTCCCGGATTACACCGTTTCATCGGTGATAACCCAGTAATCTTGGTCGGCAATAAGGTCGATATCTTACCAACAGCCCTTAATCCTAACCGCGTCATCAACTGGATTCAAAAAGAAGCCAAGGAACATGGCTTACATCCAATTGAAACCATGTTGGTCAGCGCTAAAAAAGGGAACTCAGTCGATGACTTACTAGCAGTTATCGAACGGGAACGAAAAGGTCGCGACGTATACGTGGTTGGGGTAACTAACGTTGGTAAATCAACGCTAATTAACCGCATCATCAAACAAACTGGGATTTTGGACAGCGACGTGATTACAACGTCACAATTCCCAGGAACAACGTTGGATCGGATCGATATTCCATTATATGAAGATGATCATGCTTTAATTGATACACCAGGGATTATTCATGCGCAACAAATGGCGCATTACTTACATGATAAGGATCTTCGTTTGATTGCCCCACAAAAGCAAATCAAGCCTAAAGTTTATCAATTAAATGAACAACAAACGCTATTTTTAGGCGGCTTGGCACGTTTTGATTATCTTCAAGGGCCTCGTCACGGTTTTGTTGGTTACTTTGATAATGAACTTTACATCCACAGAACAAAATTAGAAAATGCGGATAATTTCTATGTTAGACAGTTAGGTGATTTATTACAGCCACCTCATCCAGAAGACTTAGCGGATTTTCCAGACTTACAACGTTATGAATTTTCAACAAAAGAAAAAAGTGATTTAGTCTTCGCCGGTTTAGGCTGGATTACATTACCAGAAAATGTGGTTGTCGCAGGGTACGCACCAAAAGGCGTTTCAGTGATGATCAGAAAAGCACTTATTTAG
- a CDS encoding YhbY family RNA-binding protein translates to MLTGKQKHYLRGLAQTTKPLFQLGKNGLSEAYFEQIEEAIEKRELIKINLLQTTEVTVDELANFLKQHDNRIEIAQKIGRTLVIYKASRKEKYQKISTIVTKLGR, encoded by the coding sequence GTGTTAACAGGTAAACAAAAGCACTATCTTAGAGGATTAGCGCAAACAACAAAACCATTATTCCAATTAGGTAAGAATGGTTTGTCAGAAGCTTATTTCGAACAAATCGAAGAAGCTATCGAAAAACGAGAATTAATCAAGATTAATTTATTGCAAACAACAGAGGTAACGGTTGATGAATTAGCCAACTTCTTGAAGCAACATGATAATCGGATTGAAATTGCCCAAAAAATTGGCCGGACATTGGTCATTTATAAGGCATCACGTAAAGAAAAATACCAAAAAATTTCAACGATTGTTACTAAGCTCGGACGTTAA
- a CDS encoding nicotinate-nucleotide adenylyltransferase: MQNATLKKVHGVSESKPSVLVVEDKQRQQVGIMGGTFNPPHLGHLIMAEQVGTQLGLDKVLFMPDATPPHVDTKKTLPAKHRVEMVKRAIADNPLFELSMAEIERGGVSYTYDTIVALKKQYPNTDFYFIIGGDMVDYLPTWHRIDDLVQLVQFVGIQRTGYSRQTPYPVLWVDAPLVDISSTQIRNKVQQGCSIRYLVPTKVADYIEEEGLYRE; this comes from the coding sequence ATGCAAAATGCAACATTAAAAAAAGTGCACGGTGTATCAGAGTCAAAACCGTCTGTCTTAGTTGTCGAAGATAAACAACGACAACAGGTTGGTATCATGGGTGGCACCTTTAACCCACCACATTTAGGCCATCTCATCATGGCTGAACAAGTGGGGACGCAATTAGGTTTGGATAAAGTTTTATTCATGCCGGATGCGACCCCGCCACATGTCGATACCAAAAAAACGTTACCCGCCAAACATCGCGTTGAGATGGTCAAACGGGCGATTGCCGATAATCCACTTTTTGAATTATCAATGGCTGAAATTGAACGCGGTGGTGTCAGTTATACGTATGACACAATTGTGGCGTTAAAGAAACAATACCCCAATACGGATTTTTATTTCATCATCGGTGGCGATATGGTCGATTATTTACCGACTTGGCACCGGATTGATGACTTAGTGCAACTCGTGCAGTTTGTTGGCATTCAACGAACAGGCTATAGTCGCCAAACGCCTTATCCAGTATTGTGGGTTGATGCACCACTTGTCGATATTAGTTCAACTCAGATTCGCAATAAGGTGCAACAGGGTTGTTCAATTCGCTACTTAGTACCGACTAAAGTGGCGGATTATATTGAGGAAGAAGGGTTATACCGTGAGTGA
- the yqeK gene encoding bis(5'-nucleosyl)-tetraphosphatase (symmetrical) YqeK, translating into MSDFTYQENIVPYSRAELAQKVAANLSEGRFQHCLRVEETAIKLAELNHADVERAAIAGLVHDYAKQLPDEVFIEAIHEAGFDPELLQYGNAIWHGVVGAYFIERDLGIHDETILNAVRRHTIGAPEMTVIDQILFVADFIEPGRDFPGVAQARETAFADLAAGVRFEILNTLTFLIEGQKKIYPKTIDTYNAWVPTQAH; encoded by the coding sequence GTGAGTGATTTTACTTACCAAGAAAATATTGTGCCGTATTCACGCGCAGAACTAGCGCAAAAAGTGGCTGCCAATTTATCTGAGGGCCGTTTTCAACATTGTTTACGCGTTGAAGAGACTGCGATTAAGCTCGCTGAGCTTAATCATGCCGATGTTGAACGGGCAGCGATTGCTGGTTTGGTGCATGATTATGCCAAGCAATTACCAGACGAAGTCTTTATTGAAGCGATTCATGAAGCTGGCTTTGATCCGGAATTGTTACAATACGGTAATGCAATTTGGCACGGTGTCGTCGGTGCTTACTTCATCGAACGTGACTTAGGCATTCACGACGAAACAATTTTAAACGCGGTCCGTCGCCACACGATTGGCGCCCCAGAGATGACAGTCATTGATCAAATCTTATTTGTTGCTGACTTCATCGAACCGGGTCGTGATTTTCCAGGCGTGGCACAAGCGCGGGAAACTGCCTTCGCTGATTTAGCGGCTGGCGTGCGGTTTGAAATTTTAAATACGTTGACCTTTTTAATTGAAGGGCAAAAGAAGATTTATCCTAAAACAATTGACACATACAATGCTTGGGTGCCAACTCAAGCCCATTAA
- the rsfS gene encoding ribosome silencing factor, which yields MKSLDLLKIAVKAADGKRAEDIVALNMEGISLLADYFVMMTGSSERQLDAIVDAIEDAEEEAGLMVKKIEGKKGSRWILMDFGDLVINVFMPEERALYNLEKLWDEAPMVDVSEWLTEE from the coding sequence GTGAAAAGTTTAGACTTATTAAAAATTGCTGTTAAAGCAGCAGACGGTAAAAGAGCAGAAGATATTGTGGCATTAAACATGGAAGGTATCAGTTTATTAGCTGATTATTTCGTAATGATGACTGGTTCTTCAGAACGCCAATTAGACGCCATTGTGGACGCTATTGAAGATGCTGAAGAAGAAGCTGGTTTGATGGTTAAGAAAATTGAAGGTAAAAAAGGTTCACGTTGGATCTTAATGGATTTTGGCGACCTTGTCATCAATGTCTTCATGCCAGAAGAACGTGCATTATACAACCTTGAAAAATTATGGGATGAAGCACCAATGGTTGATGTTTCAGAATGGTTAACAGAAGAATGA
- a CDS encoding class I SAM-dependent DNA methyltransferase, whose product MIYQSFATVYDRLMDHELYGQWRDYTLQTLQNQHRVLELACGAGDLAILLKQAGLDVVGLDLSTEMLSIASEKATEAGVSFPLLQGDMLDLSEVGTFDAITCFDDSICYMQDLDQVQQVFKQVYQQLVEGGQFLFDAHSLYQMDVLFPGFMYNDRTEETAFMWTSYEGEVPHSVEHDLTFFVWDEQLGGYQELNELHHERTYPMADFVAALEAVGFKQIKVSADFGQEAVQDDSVRWFFSAVK is encoded by the coding sequence ATGATTTACCAAAGTTTCGCAACGGTCTATGATCGCTTAATGGATCATGAATTATATGGTCAATGGCGCGATTACACATTACAAACGTTGCAAAATCAACACCGCGTTTTAGAGCTCGCTTGTGGGGCTGGCGATTTAGCGATCCTTTTAAAGCAAGCAGGACTGGACGTTGTTGGCTTGGACCTTTCAACAGAAATGTTGAGTATTGCGTCTGAAAAAGCGACTGAAGCGGGCGTCAGTTTCCCATTACTTCAAGGCGACATGTTAGATCTTAGTGAAGTGGGCACATTTGATGCGATCACTTGTTTTGACGATTCAATCTGCTACATGCAAGATTTGGATCAGGTCCAACAAGTCTTTAAACAGGTTTATCAACAACTGGTAGAGGGCGGTCAATTCTTATTTGATGCGCATTCACTCTATCAAATGGATGTTTTATTCCCCGGTTTTATGTATAATGATCGGACCGAAGAAACGGCCTTTATGTGGACGAGTTATGAAGGCGAAGTGCCTCATTCAGTTGAACATGATTTAACCTTCTTCGTTTGGGACGAACAACTTGGTGGTTACCAAGAATTAAACGAATTACATCATGAACGGACGTATCCAATGGCTGACTTTGTGGCGGCTTTAGAAGCGGTGGGCTTTAAACAAATTAAAGTCAGCGCTGATTTTGGTCAAGAAGCGGTTCAAGATGACAGTGTTCGTTGGTTCTTTAGCGCAGTTAAATAG
- a CDS encoding nucleotidyltransferase codes for MRITGIIAEYNPLHNGHIYQLQQARQQSKADLVIVCMSGNYVQRGQAALLDKWTRAKLALQNGADMVVELPFVSAVQPADRFAAGAVQLLAALGCQTIAFGSEQPAFDYQQAGQQIIDLPEQSAAFVDYQKTYATQLNEFYQEQLSLQIDQPNHLLGISYAVANARLAQPLNLLAIKREQAQHGDQTISTAPYASASAIRKIVTQGTDLAALQHVVPAETLAALADSTILTEDQLWPLLKYRIESLSLAQLRQVYQMSEGLEYRFKKVIHKANSYTDLLQSLKTKRYTYARLQRVCLYVLLNIQPADIQQGLARPYIRLLGFNDIGQQHLHQLKKTTDLPIISKVSAKMGAETGLLGLEVRVDRLREQFGWQSQNFARQPIFYHGKDEAHC; via the coding sequence ATGAGAATTACAGGAATTATTGCGGAGTACAATCCGCTACATAATGGGCATATCTATCAACTTCAACAGGCGCGTCAGCAATCCAAAGCGGATTTAGTGATTGTCTGCATGAGCGGGAATTACGTTCAGCGCGGGCAAGCAGCCCTTTTGGATAAGTGGACGCGAGCCAAATTAGCGTTGCAAAATGGTGCGGATATGGTGGTCGAATTGCCATTTGTGAGTGCGGTGCAACCAGCTGATCGTTTTGCGGCTGGGGCAGTGCAACTGTTAGCGGCACTTGGCTGTCAGACAATCGCCTTTGGCAGTGAGCAACCGGCATTTGATTATCAACAAGCGGGGCAGCAGATTATCGACTTACCTGAGCAATCTGCTGCTTTTGTTGACTATCAAAAAACGTACGCAACGCAGCTTAACGAGTTCTATCAAGAACAGTTGTCCTTGCAGATTGATCAACCAAACCATCTATTAGGAATCAGTTACGCGGTCGCTAATGCACGTCTAGCGCAACCGTTAAACTTATTGGCTATCAAGCGAGAACAAGCACAACATGGGGATCAGACCATTTCAACGGCACCGTATGCAAGTGCGAGTGCGATTCGCAAGATTGTGACGCAAGGCACCGATTTAGCAGCCTTACAACACGTTGTCCCGGCAGAAACCCTAGCAGCCTTAGCTGATAGTACGATTCTTACAGAAGACCAACTATGGCCACTCTTAAAATACCGCATCGAGAGTCTGTCACTAGCACAATTACGGCAGGTCTACCAGATGTCAGAGGGCTTGGAATACCGTTTCAAAAAGGTGATTCACAAAGCCAATAGTTATACCGACTTATTACAATCCTTAAAAACAAAACGATATACGTATGCCCGGCTCCAACGGGTTTGCCTATATGTCTTATTAAACATTCAGCCAGCGGATATTCAACAAGGGCTTGCACGGCCTTATATTCGCTTGTTGGGCTTTAATGACATTGGGCAGCAACACTTACACCAGTTGAAGAAGACGACTGATTTACCCATTATCAGTAAGGTTTCCGCCAAAATGGGGGCCGAAACTGGTTTATTGGGCTTAGAAGTCCGCGTTGATCGCTTACGAGAACAATTTGGCTGGCAGTCGCAAAACTTTGCCAGACAACCGATTTTTTATCATGGAAAGGATGAAGCGCATTGTTAA
- a CDS encoding DUF177 domain-containing protein produces the protein MLKWSVQALQKHREHPLAFEETVDLEKQLHERENDVLSATPFVISGQLTVDRRAIIADLHVVGQLTVPSTRSLNPVALPLDFTFTEIYVDPTDEELSRFPDEDMLFPLEGEMLDMQVAVEDHILLHIPSHILTPEEENEDVMPTGQAWSVISEEEYAKQQAEEAEAPNPELAKLKALLEAQENDAD, from the coding sequence TTGTTAAAATGGTCAGTACAAGCATTACAAAAGCATCGTGAACATCCGCTTGCTTTTGAAGAAACAGTTGATTTAGAAAAACAACTCCACGAAAGAGAAAATGATGTTTTGTCAGCAACGCCGTTTGTCATCAGCGGTCAATTAACCGTTGATCGACGGGCCATCATCGCTGACTTACACGTGGTCGGACAACTAACGGTCCCATCAACACGGAGTTTGAATCCGGTGGCACTCCCACTTGATTTTACGTTCACTGAAATTTATGTTGATCCAACGGACGAAGAATTATCACGTTTCCCTGATGAGGACATGTTGTTCCCATTAGAAGGTGAAATGTTAGACATGCAAGTGGCTGTTGAAGATCACATCTTATTACACATTCCGAGTCATATTTTGACACCGGAAGAAGAAAATGAAGACGTGATGCCAACGGGCCAAGCTTGGTCAGTTATCTCTGAAGAAGAATACGCTAAGCAACAGGCAGAAGAGGCTGAAGCCCCTAATCCAGAATTAGCTAAGCTCAAAGCATTGTTAGAAGCACAAGAAAACGACGCCGATTAA